In Argopecten irradians isolate NY chromosome 11, Ai_NY, whole genome shotgun sequence, one DNA window encodes the following:
- the LOC138334539 gene encoding autotransporter adhesin BpaC-like: MNVASATASGIDGDMDVASVTATGVDDDMNVASATASGVDASGVDGDMNVASATATGVDGDMNVASATATGVDGDMNVASATATGVDGDMNVASATASGVDAAGVDGDMNVASATATGVDGDMNVASATATGVDDDMNVASATATGVDGDMNVASATASGVDGDMNVASASATDVDATVFDDDMNVASATATGVDGDMNVASATATDVDGDMNVASATATDVDGDMNVASATATGVDGDMNVASASATDVDASVVDDDRDVASASATDVDGDMNVASAQLGVDATGVDGDMNVASASATGVDGDMNVASASATDVDGDMNVASATATGVDGDMNVASASASGVDDDRDVASASATDVDGDMNVASATASGVGAIGVDGDMDVASAYSYWSDGDMDVASAYSYWSDGDMDVASLTATGVDGDMDVASLTATGVAAAIY, from the exons ATGAATGTTGCTTCTGCTACAGCTTCTGGTATTGATGGGGATATGGATGTTGCTTCTGTTACAGCtactggtgttgatgatgatatgaATGTTGCTTCTGCTACAGCTTCTGGTGTTGATG CTTCTGGTGTTGATGGTGATATGAATGTTGCTTCTGCTACAGCTACTGGTGTTGATGGTGATATGAATGTTGCTTCTGCTACAGCTACTGGTGTTGATGGTGATATGAATGTTGCTTCTGCTACAGCTACTGGTGTTGATGGTGATATGAATGTTGCTTCTGCTACAGCTTCTGGTGTTGATG CTGCTGGTGTTGATGGTGATATGAATGTTGCTTCTGCTACAGCTACTGGTGTTGATGGTGATATGAATGTTGCTTCTGCTACAGCtactggtgttgatgatgatatgaATGTTGCTTCTGCTACAGCTACTGGTGTTGATGGTGATATGAATGTTGCTTCTGCTACAGCTTCTGGTGTTGATGGTGATATGAATGTTGCTTCTGCTTCAGCTACTGATGTTGATG CTACTGTGTTTGATGATGATATGAATGTTGCTTCTGCTACAGCTACTGGTGTTGATGGTGATATGAATGTTGCTTCTGCTACAGCTACTGATGTTGATGGTGATATGAATGTTGCTTCTGCTACAGCTACTGATGTTGATGGTGATATGAATGTTGCTTCTGCTACAGCTACTGGTGTTGATGGTGATATGAATGTTGCTTCTGCGTCAGCTACTGATGTTGATG CTtctgttgttgatgatgataggGATGTTGCTTCTGCTTCAGCTACTGATGTTGATGGTGATATGAATGTTGCTTCTGCACAGCTTGGTGTTGATG CTACTGGTGTTGATGGTGATATGAATGTTGCTTCTGCTTCAGCTACTGGTGTTGATGGTGATATGAATGTTGCTTCTGCTTCAGCTACTGATGTTGATGGTGATATGAATGTTGCTTCTGCAACAGCTACTGGTGTTGATGGTGATATGAATGTTGCTTCTGCTTCAGCttctggtgttgatgatgataggGATGTTGCTTCTGCTTCAGCTACTGATGTTGATGGTGATATGAATGTTGCTTCTGCCACAGCTTCTGGTGTTGGTG CTATTGGTGTTGATGGTGATATGGATGTTGCTTCCGCTTACAGCTATTGGAGTGATGGTGATATGGATGTTGCTTCCGCTTACAGCTATTGGAGTGATGGTGATATGGATGTTGCTTCGCTTACAGCTACTGGTGTTGATGGTGATATGGATGTTGCTTCGCTTACAGCTACTGGTGTTGCTGCTGCAAT ATATTGA
- the LOC138335248 gene encoding acid-sensing ion channel 2-like, whose amino-acid sequence MRPRGSAKRTEEAVVIGGSYKYSNTPFNRNLWLVMQTLATIIMLKAISELTKVYLSYYTYTNVTMVTATELEFPAVTICNLSPYNKSIAVEENAFTEYLLRTNTLSFLETTLNYTDSRSARHKNGFSHNFVGRTNNELKNFFVTCVQKWQLIYCDDFFTPRMTELGVCFTFNGPDRRSVMTSSTGNTSSLTMYIKVERDNFLFDTGNDIKVVLHDKFEEPNIRQTGFLAVPGYSTFAAVSSQKNKYLGRPYRSIPREETYCIDTSSPSFTSPLGFYSHYSYTACIIECRQNYTTRKCKCRSHTDPGNGTVCTPTQLVSCYKPKTHYFDTRLKHTCNCPVRCDSMSYTANVSIVEFPFDHTTDMLLNKGFSNIREYAEIRIYFNDLNYTIAEQVPEMLAKDYLYGVGWILMIYITVTVVTMLKVLSFIFDLLISITFTIFGVLYEIIDGCLK is encoded by the exons ATGCGTCCTCGTGGGTCAGCTAAGAGGACGGAGGAAGCGGTGGTGATCGGTGGGTCCTACAAGTATAGTAATACGCCATTCAATAG AAATCTTTGGCTGGTGATGCAAACGTTGGCAACCATTATTATGCTAAAAGCGATATCGGAACTTACTAAAGTATACCTTTCATATTACACCTATACCAACGTCACCATGGTAACGGCAACAGAGCTAGAGTTCCCGGCCGTAACCATTTGTAATCTTAGTCCCTATAACAAATCTATAGCAGTGGAGGAAAACGCTTTCACCGAATACCTTTTACGAACTAACACTCTAAGCTTCTTGGAGACCACGCTGAACTACACAGACTCCAGATCTGCACGACATAAGAACGGGTTTAGTCATAACTTTGTGGGACGAACTAACAACGAACTGAAAAATTTCTTTGTGACATGTGTTCAAAAATGGCAGCTTATTTATTGTGATGATTTCTTTACCCCGCGCATGACGGAACTAGGAGTGTGTTTTACTTTCAATGGGCCAGACCGAAGGTCTGTCATGACAAGTAGTACCGGAAATACGTCATCTCTAACAATGTACATCAAAGTGGAACGTGATAATTTTCTGTTCGATACTGGGAATGATATCAAG GTTGTATTACATGACAAGTTTGAAGAACCGAACATCCGGCAGACGGGATTCCTGGCAGTACCTGGGTACTCTACATTTGCTGCAGTGTCTAGTCAAAAG AATAAGTATCTGGGGCGGCCATACCGCAGTATACCAAGGGAGGAAACCTACTGTATAGATACCAGCTCCCCCTCGTTTACCAGCCCCCTGGGGTTCTACAGTCACTATAGCTATACAGCCTGCATCATCGAATGTCGACAGAATTATACAACACGCAAGTGTAAATGTCGGAGTCACACGGATCCAG GTAATGGAACAGTTTGTACACCAACACAACTCGTGTCCTGTTATAAGCCTAAAACAC ATTATTTTGATACGAGACTAAAACACACTTGTAACTGCCCTGTTCGTTGTGATAGTATGTCTTATACCGCTAATGTTTCTATTGTGGAGTTCCCGTTCGATCACACAACCGACATGCTTCTTAACAAAGGATTTTCTAACATCAG ggAGTACGCCGAAATCCGCATCTATTTTAATGATCTTAATTACACCATTGCGGAACAAGTACCAGAAATGTTGGCGAAGGATTACCTGT ATGGTGTCGGCTGGATACTGATGATCTATATTACAGTTACCGTAGTAACCATGTTAAAGGTCCTCTCCTTCATCTTCGACCTCCTCATAAGCATCACTTTCACGATCTTCGGAGTCCTCTATGAGATTATTGACGGTTGTCTTAAGTAA